Proteins encoded by one window of uncultured Bacteroides sp.:
- a CDS encoding SusE domain-containing protein yields the protein MKAYKIYKTFGMTVTAMLTLLSTSCTSEIDNVFSRNQSEIQLEPSGDYIKLDESKADETAFTLSWSPAHDFGNEYITTYKYQMQLIGSKAGDIEEYEDDSHFLRSYTNKELQDILVNHFGLTTSTVGEVLFTITASFEGPRLIVPDIATATLRFKTYGPKQFAADHLYMGGTAVGSSDIELTCTDVDNKIYSYEGLLTAGSLNFPVTNADENNAIGPEIADLKTTLSEMPAIITDRSKANSWKILEEGTYRISVNLTKHTVKVVAAGAVVEADHLYLAGTAVGAEQIELGKTLENDNLYAWRGHLAGGSLYIPLTFEGEQHMSIVPQLASSHDIEDGKTSTFAQTTTTNTNSRYWTIPAEGDYRIVVNKEDKTIAIYSAATDLKSKTISWNNTTLGLNPYKQEVNVLYMYGTFNGFAYDAGVFTGYESKYNLIQSVANPNVFVYKGGALPRSSAKDERGNSVTASVKFTTDNKNNNVYAFGSTADAKRNDYNGYINALIGKIETLKAGQGDNRYAYFVIPEGCNYIVVDIDKLTVVFDKK from the coding sequence ATGAAAGCATATAAAATATATAAAACCTTTGGTATGACGGTTACGGCAATGCTTACGCTTTTGTCTACGTCTTGTACATCCGAGATTGACAATGTCTTCTCTCGGAATCAGTCCGAGATTCAGCTTGAACCCTCCGGCGATTATATTAAGTTGGATGAGAGTAAAGCCGATGAGACAGCTTTTACTTTGAGTTGGTCACCGGCACATGATTTCGGTAATGAATACATTACAACCTACAAATATCAGATGCAGCTCATTGGAAGTAAAGCTGGTGATATAGAGGAATATGAGGATGACAGTCATTTTCTGAGATCCTATACCAATAAAGAGTTACAGGATATTCTGGTTAATCATTTTGGTTTGACCACCAGCACTGTGGGTGAAGTCCTTTTCACCATTACGGCCTCTTTTGAAGGCCCTCGTTTGATTGTACCGGACATTGCAACTGCTACGCTACGTTTCAAAACGTATGGACCCAAGCAGTTTGCTGCCGACCATTTGTATATGGGAGGTACCGCTGTAGGTTCATCAGATATTGAATTAACTTGTACAGATGTGGATAATAAGATTTATTCCTACGAGGGTCTATTGACCGCAGGTAGTTTGAATTTCCCTGTAACCAATGCGGATGAGAACAATGCCATTGGTCCGGAGATAGCCGACCTGAAAACTACTTTGAGTGAAATGCCAGCTATTATCACTGATCGTTCTAAGGCCAATTCTTGGAAAATTTTAGAGGAAGGCACTTATCGTATCTCCGTGAACTTGACTAAACATACCGTTAAGGTTGTTGCAGCCGGTGCCGTAGTGGAAGCCGATCATCTCTATTTAGCAGGTACAGCAGTAGGTGCAGAGCAGATAGAACTGGGTAAAACTCTGGAAAATGACAATCTTTATGCTTGGCGTGGGCATCTTGCAGGAGGTAGTCTGTATATCCCATTAACCTTTGAGGGTGAACAGCATATGTCGATTGTTCCTCAGTTGGCAAGCAGTCATGATATTGAGGATGGTAAGACCTCTACCTTTGCTCAAACAACTACAACGAACACCAACTCTCGTTACTGGACGATACCGGCAGAGGGAGACTACCGAATTGTCGTGAACAAAGAAGACAAAACTATTGCCATTTATTCAGCTGCTACGGACCTTAAGTCTAAGACCATCTCTTGGAATAATACCACTTTGGGTCTCAATCCATACAAGCAGGAAGTAAATGTATTGTACATGTATGGAACCTTCAATGGCTTTGCATATGATGCCGGAGTCTTTACAGGTTATGAGTCGAAGTATAACTTGATTCAGAGTGTGGCTAATCCAAACGTATTTGTATACAAGGGTGGTGCGCTTCCACGCAGTTCTGCAAAAGATGAACGCGGTAATTCTGTAACTGCTTCTGTGAAATTTACCACAGATAACAAGAATAACAACGTATATGCTTTTGGTTCAACTGCCGATGCCAAGCGAAATGACTACAATGGTTATATCAATGCCCTAATCGGTAAAATTGAAACCCTGAAGGCTGGACAGGGCGATAACCGTTACGCTTACTTCGTTATACCGGAAGGATGTAATTACATTGTGGTGGATATTGACAAGCTCACGGTTGTCTTTGATAAAAAATAG
- a CDS encoding DUF4832 domain-containing protein, producing the protein MNKILKNKLTVLSMSLLASILFIGTSCSDEDEAQTTGYNWEIAGNQIVNIKPERYKLQRNPMQGWVIYSGIGDGMMDNFWSLYDNFDSSEGKIKVADYGNTLYIRGAWSDFNPEEGVYIWQNGVNTKPAQRFRMLVDGAKERNLKLAFTFVVDSRDKHYNFTPAYVKDAGAKGYTSTTGSVQVWSPYPDDPVFQVKYEKFLTDFAAEYNDPDKTQFVSGFGLGLWGETHTLIYSTGNETPKEAVFEWITDLMAKLFTKVPIVINYHRCLLSKDASSTANTDEAADLIRRAVNKGFCLRHDAFGMKSYYSTWERGIASTYRYIRPIIMEGGWVESSHGSSINGDGYSNFAEVRQGEYNEGKGANVNMMDLRFSTDVNSGETHSWFNSAFDLVKDFIAEGGYRLFPDKLSVPATANSGASIYVTHRWSNLGWGYCPANIPQWKDKYKVAFALLNKSTEKPVYVFVDSTPDISTWVKGSPKTYTSAITLSSVSAGQYTWAVGIVDTTKDNAIGIYISARDEYQTTDGWVKLSDVTIK; encoded by the coding sequence ATGAATAAGATATTGAAAAATAAACTGACAGTACTGTCTATGTCATTATTGGCTTCTATACTCTTCATCGGAACATCTTGTTCCGATGAAGACGAAGCCCAAACGACTGGATATAACTGGGAAATTGCAGGAAACCAGATTGTAAACATCAAGCCTGAGCGTTACAAACTCCAGCGTAACCCCATGCAAGGATGGGTCATTTATTCAGGTATTGGTGATGGAATGATGGATAATTTCTGGAGTCTGTATGACAATTTTGACTCGTCAGAAGGAAAGATAAAGGTAGCAGATTATGGTAATACATTGTATATTCGTGGAGCCTGGAGTGATTTCAATCCGGAAGAAGGCGTTTATATCTGGCAAAATGGTGTAAATACCAAACCGGCTCAGCGTTTCCGCATGTTGGTAGACGGAGCCAAAGAACGAAACTTGAAACTCGCTTTTACCTTTGTGGTTGATAGCAGGGACAAGCATTATAACTTTACTCCGGCTTATGTTAAAGATGCGGGAGCAAAAGGTTATACGTCTACGACAGGAAGTGTACAAGTATGGTCACCCTATCCGGATGATCCTGTTTTTCAGGTAAAATATGAGAAGTTCCTGACCGATTTTGCAGCCGAATATAATGATCCGGATAAAACTCAATTTGTGAGTGGATTTGGTTTAGGACTTTGGGGAGAAACCCATACATTGATTTATTCAACTGGTAATGAAACTCCGAAGGAAGCTGTATTTGAATGGATTACGGATTTGATGGCTAAATTGTTCACTAAAGTTCCAATAGTCATCAATTATCACCGCTGTCTTTTATCTAAAGATGCATCTTCAACAGCCAATACCGATGAAGCTGCTGATCTCATCAGGCGAGCTGTCAATAAAGGATTCTGTTTGCGTCATGATGCCTTTGGTATGAAATCCTATTATTCAACTTGGGAAAGAGGTATTGCTTCTACTTATCGTTACATTCGTCCTATTATCATGGAAGGCGGTTGGGTAGAATCCTCTCATGGTAGTTCTATCAACGGTGACGGATATAGTAATTTTGCTGAGGTTCGCCAAGGAGAGTATAATGAAGGAAAAGGTGCCAATGTAAATATGATGGACCTTCGTTTCAGTACGGATGTCAATTCTGGAGAAACGCACTCTTGGTTTAACTCGGCATTCGATTTGGTAAAGGACTTCATTGCTGAAGGAGGCTATCGCCTGTTTCCCGACAAATTGTCTGTTCCGGCCACAGCTAATTCCGGAGCCAGTATTTATGTGACTCACCGTTGGTCAAACCTAGGATGGGGATATTGCCCTGCCAATATTCCACAGTGGAAAGACAAGTATAAAGTCGCTTTTGCTTTACTGAATAAGTCAACAGAAAAACCTGTTTATGTCTTTGTAGACTCAACTCCTGATATTTCTACTTGGGTTAAAGGTTCTCCCAAGACCTATACAAGTGCCATCACACTATCCAGTGTTTCAGCTGGTCAATATACTTGGGCTGTAGGAATTGTTGATACCACCAAGGACAATGCCATTGGTATTTATATCTCAGCCCGTGATGAGTATCAGACAACTGATGGTTGGGTAAAGTTATCTGACGTCACTATCAAATAA
- a CDS encoding RagB/SusD family nutrient uptake outer membrane protein produces MKTKIFLAGFCLALTACESMDLVPKSEGNTDSWYTSETELTLAANEFYILGYWQEPLSSSEQWSDNTTYRLVNRNPGSNGTVLDGTLNGQQYEVYALWQQSYKLIARANTMLENIQKAQGKVTDAVYKRFAGEAYFARACKYADLIFFYGDVPYMDHTETITEAEQQGRMPKADLIPLVYADFDKAIEGLPVTYGASEPIHATKGAALAMKARFALYMGDYTVAAEAAKACMDLGIYSLEPDYAKLFKQSTKLNDEKVFVLPRSIVNEILLDSWIVKNSLPRNVGGYGSYNPSWDLFASYLCTDGLPIDESPLFDPRNPFKNRDPRCAMTIVEFNTEHCGFEYDPSPVAKTVMNYTTGKTQANQDTRIVNQYSSYTGLLWKKGIDASWMENGFKVEQDYTIMRYADVLLMYAEAMIERDKIDDTVLNAINQVRARAYGVTASQTDSYPAVQTGTQAELRKIVRMERRMEFAMENQRLQDLMRWKLASKALNGSNYIMLLDPTQLLNNIVNKDLWFWGMTPQIDEDGLPNFSALFNAGLCATGAKRIFPNREYLWPIPTHDMELCPNLTNNLGY; encoded by the coding sequence ATGAAAACAAAGATATTTTTAGCAGGATTTTGTCTGGCTCTTACGGCTTGTGAGAGCATGGATCTTGTGCCAAAATCAGAGGGAAATACGGATTCCTGGTATACTTCCGAAACAGAACTGACTTTGGCCGCCAACGAATTCTATATTCTCGGTTACTGGCAGGAACCTTTGAGCTCTTCCGAGCAATGGTCAGATAATACCACCTACCGTTTGGTAAACCGTAATCCGGGAAGTAATGGTACAGTATTGGATGGAACGTTGAATGGACAACAATACGAAGTATATGCTCTCTGGCAGCAGAGTTATAAACTCATTGCACGTGCCAACACCATGTTGGAGAACATTCAGAAAGCTCAGGGAAAAGTGACAGATGCAGTCTATAAAAGATTTGCAGGAGAAGCCTATTTCGCTCGTGCGTGCAAATATGCCGATTTGATTTTCTTCTATGGAGATGTCCCTTATATGGATCACACAGAAACTATTACAGAAGCAGAGCAGCAGGGGCGCATGCCTAAAGCAGATCTGATTCCTCTTGTTTATGCCGATTTTGATAAGGCAATAGAAGGTTTGCCTGTGACCTATGGAGCCAGTGAACCTATTCATGCGACCAAAGGTGCAGCCTTGGCTATGAAGGCACGTTTTGCTTTGTACATGGGTGATTACACGGTTGCGGCAGAAGCGGCCAAAGCTTGTATGGATTTAGGCATTTATTCTTTGGAACCCGATTATGCTAAACTTTTCAAGCAGAGTACCAAGTTGAATGACGAGAAGGTTTTCGTTCTTCCTCGTTCCATTGTGAATGAAATACTATTGGATTCCTGGATTGTGAAAAACAGTTTACCTCGTAATGTAGGAGGTTATGGTTCTTATAACCCATCTTGGGATTTGTTCGCATCTTATCTTTGTACCGATGGACTGCCTATTGATGAGTCACCTTTGTTTGACCCACGCAATCCCTTTAAAAATCGTGACCCACGTTGTGCCATGACTATTGTTGAATTCAATACAGAACATTGCGGCTTTGAGTATGACCCTAGCCCGGTTGCCAAGACTGTTATGAACTATACTACCGGTAAGACACAGGCTAATCAGGATACCCGTATTGTGAACCAGTACAGCTCTTATACAGGTCTTCTTTGGAAGAAAGGTATTGACGCCTCTTGGATGGAGAATGGTTTTAAGGTTGAGCAGGATTATACCATCATGCGTTATGCTGATGTCCTCCTGATGTATGCAGAAGCTATGATTGAGCGGGATAAGATTGACGATACCGTATTGAATGCCATAAATCAAGTTCGTGCTCGTGCCTATGGTGTAACCGCGAGTCAGACTGATTCCTATCCGGCTGTTCAGACTGGAACCCAGGCTGAGCTGCGTAAAATAGTTCGTATGGAGCGCCGTATGGAGTTTGCTATGGAGAATCAGCGTTTGCAGGACTTGATGCGTTGGAAGTTAGCATCCAAAGCCTTGAACGGAAGCAACTATATCATGTTATTGGATCCGACACAATTGCTGAATAATATAGTGAATAAAGATCTTTGGTTCTGGGGTATGACACCTCAGATTGATGAAGATGGTTTACCCAATTTTTCCGCCCTCTTTAATGCTGGACTTTGTGCGACTGGTGCCAAACGAATCTTTCCGAATAGAGAATATCTGTGGCCTATTCCCACCCATGATATGGAATTATGTCCAAATTTGACAAATAATCTCGGATATTAA
- a CDS encoding TonB-dependent receptor, giving the protein MNRTAFARKASTCAKVFCLAGLMTVPVTMASASSVSLTEVSGVYILKAEDSTVKQVFDYIEKHSKYVFVYDQQVKNRLNEKVSINMKGKSVDSILAEVCKLVGFKYQISARQVSIFVNDKVSTTQQVDKKGQNKISGVITDESDEPMIGVTIRLKGTNVATSTDMDGKFQLNAPVGSELLISYIGYSEQTVKVNAKDKYSIAMQENSKTLNEVVVIGYGTVKRKDLTGAVAAVKGDELVNKHSTMLSNALQGSLSGVMVTRNSSAPGAGASSIRVRGITTMGESSPLVIVDGVESSLDYVNTNDVESISVLKDAAAASIYGAKAAAGVILVTTKRGNDTGKIDLKYNAEFGWEIPTEQPSMVGVTRYLEMSNELQYNDNPSGGFFQVYTADQTKNWVKYNATDPNNYPITDWKKLILKSSAPRMTHTLSVSGGNKAVKSVATLSYDEVGGLYDGCRYQRYMFRSNNDFTINPKLSASLDVNIRHAKNQDKIYDPFDSMRKMPAIYPALWDDGRLASGKSGSNPYGLLTNGGNTVAHSTQVAGKGSLTYKPITGLSLSAVISPFVNYQKSKTFRMACGYTLAENPDVMGGYFDSGSLWSTNKLSETRNDDWHVTSQLLTNYMRSFGKHDLTLMAGFENYCMKSESLTAARDQYELTNYPYLNIGPEDFKDNGGTGSEYTSNSFFGRVIYSFADRYLFQANVRHDGSSRFAKKYRWGTFPSFSAGWVVSEEPFMKKVHLPCLSFLKLRGSWGMLGNERIGSNYFPYISLMSFGNSYFYMADGSVVSDKTARPAVLAVEDITWETTTSTDLGLDANFFNNRLQFHFDYYWKKTTDMLLAIEIPYSMGYNNPNTNAGKMSTHGFDLEMGWHDQIGEFRYGIGLNLSDFLSKIDYLNNADIISGDKIKRAGVLFNEFYGYVSDGIYQTQEEVNNSARTSTTVTIGDLKYRDISGPDGVPDGKISPEYDRVPLRNSLPRFQYGGTLTASYKGIDLNVAFQGIGKQNAYMSTSMIQPLRDNYGNIPAILEGKYWSPFNTDEENRAFIYPRLSNISKNNNYAVSDFWMFEGSYFRLKNITLGYTLPKAWTNAAGVDRTRFYVSGSDLFCLSNFPKGWDPEMGSSSYPITTSLLVGVQVNF; this is encoded by the coding sequence ATGAATCGAACAGCATTCGCAAGAAAAGCCAGTACCTGTGCTAAGGTATTTTGTCTTGCGGGACTGATGACAGTGCCCGTTACTATGGCAAGTGCATCAAGTGTTTCGTTGACAGAGGTGAGTGGGGTATACATCCTAAAAGCCGAAGATTCAACAGTGAAACAGGTTTTTGACTACATTGAGAAGCACAGTAAGTATGTGTTTGTGTATGATCAACAAGTAAAAAATCGACTGAATGAAAAAGTTTCCATTAATATGAAAGGAAAATCGGTTGATTCCATCTTAGCTGAAGTTTGCAAACTAGTAGGATTCAAATATCAGATATCAGCCCGTCAGGTATCGATTTTTGTCAATGATAAAGTCTCAACAACTCAGCAAGTTGATAAAAAAGGTCAGAATAAGATTAGTGGTGTAATTACAGATGAAAGTGATGAGCCTATGATTGGAGTCACCATTCGGTTAAAAGGCACTAATGTTGCCACTAGTACCGACATGGATGGTAAGTTTCAGTTGAATGCACCCGTTGGTTCTGAACTTCTTATCAGTTATATCGGGTATTCGGAGCAAACGGTGAAGGTTAATGCCAAGGATAAGTATTCCATCGCGATGCAGGAAAACAGCAAGACTTTGAATGAAGTCGTTGTGATTGGTTATGGTACAGTGAAGAGAAAAGATTTGACAGGAGCTGTAGCAGCTGTAAAGGGTGATGAGCTTGTCAACAAACACAGTACGATGCTATCCAATGCCCTTCAAGGTTCTCTTTCAGGTGTGATGGTCACCCGAAACAGTTCTGCTCCAGGTGCCGGTGCCAGCAGTATTCGTGTACGTGGCATCACCACTATGGGTGAGTCCAGTCCCCTTGTTATCGTTGACGGTGTGGAAAGCTCGCTGGATTATGTCAATACAAATGATGTGGAGAGCATCTCTGTATTGAAGGATGCAGCGGCTGCCAGTATCTATGGAGCAAAAGCCGCTGCTGGTGTTATTTTAGTAACTACCAAACGTGGAAATGATACCGGTAAGATTGATTTGAAATACAATGCAGAATTTGGATGGGAGATTCCCACTGAGCAGCCAAGCATGGTTGGTGTGACCCGTTATTTGGAGATGAGCAATGAACTTCAATATAACGACAATCCGTCCGGTGGCTTTTTTCAGGTTTATACAGCTGACCAAACCAAGAATTGGGTAAAATACAATGCAACAGACCCCAATAATTATCCTATTACAGATTGGAAGAAACTTATTCTGAAGTCCAGTGCACCCCGTATGACGCATACACTGTCTGTATCAGGAGGTAATAAAGCAGTAAAGTCAGTAGCTACCTTGTCTTATGATGAAGTGGGTGGTTTGTATGACGGATGTCGTTATCAACGTTACATGTTCCGTTCAAACAATGATTTCACAATCAATCCCAAATTGAGTGCATCTTTGGATGTAAACATTCGTCATGCCAAAAATCAGGATAAGATTTACGATCCCTTTGACAGCATGCGTAAGATGCCCGCTATCTATCCGGCTTTGTGGGATGATGGTCGCTTAGCATCCGGTAAGAGTGGTTCCAACCCTTATGGCCTTCTGACCAACGGTGGTAACACGGTTGCCCACAGCACACAGGTTGCCGGTAAAGGATCTTTGACTTATAAACCCATAACAGGATTAAGCCTTTCAGCGGTTATCTCTCCGTTTGTCAATTATCAGAAAAGCAAAACGTTCCGGATGGCTTGCGGTTACACCTTGGCGGAAAATCCAGATGTAATGGGAGGCTATTTTGATTCAGGCTCTCTTTGGTCTACCAACAAGTTGTCTGAGACCCGCAATGACGACTGGCATGTAACCAGTCAGTTGTTGACCAACTACATGCGTAGTTTTGGAAAGCATGACCTGACACTGATGGCTGGTTTTGAAAACTATTGTATGAAGAGCGAGAGCCTTACCGCAGCTCGTGACCAGTATGAACTGACCAACTATCCTTATTTGAATATCGGTCCTGAGGACTTTAAGGATAATGGTGGTACCGGTTCAGAGTATACCTCCAACTCTTTTTTCGGTCGTGTTATCTACTCTTTTGCTGATCGTTATCTTTTCCAGGCCAATGTACGTCATGACGGAAGTTCACGTTTTGCCAAGAAATACCGTTGGGGTACCTTTCCTTCATTTTCTGCAGGATGGGTCGTATCGGAAGAACCTTTCATGAAGAAAGTACATTTGCCTTGCTTGTCATTTTTGAAATTGCGTGGTTCTTGGGGTATGTTGGGCAACGAGCGTATTGGTAGCAATTACTTTCCCTATATTTCTCTGATGTCATTCGGAAACTCCTACTTCTATATGGCAGATGGTTCGGTCGTTTCTGATAAGACTGCTCGTCCGGCTGTTTTGGCTGTTGAAGACATAACCTGGGAAACTACTACCAGTACCGACCTCGGTTTAGATGCCAATTTCTTCAACAATCGTTTGCAGTTCCATTTTGATTATTATTGGAAGAAGACAACTGATATGTTGTTGGCCATTGAGATTCCTTATTCTATGGGATACAACAATCCGAACACCAATGCAGGTAAGATGTCAACTCATGGATTTGATTTGGAAATGGGCTGGCATGATCAGATTGGTGAATTCAGATACGGTATAGGTTTGAATCTTTCCGATTTCCTTTCCAAGATTGATTATTTGAATAATGCGGATATTATCAGCGGTGATAAAATCAAGCGTGCGGGAGTTCTTTTCAATGAGTTCTATGGTTACGTTTCCGATGGTATCTATCAGACTCAGGAAGAAGTAAACAACTCAGCCCGTACCAGTACAACAGTTACCATAGGTGATTTGAAATATCGTGATATCAGCGGTCCTGATGGTGTCCCTGATGGAAAGATTTCTCCTGAATACGATCGGGTACCTCTGCGCAACTCCCTTCCTCGTTTTCAATATGGTGGAACGCTTACAGCGTCATACAAAGGAATTGACTTGAATGTTGCTTTCCAGGGTATTGGTAAGCAAAATGCCTATATGTCCACATCCATGATACAGCCATTGCGCGATAACTATGGTAATATTCCCGCTATTTTGGAAGGTAAATATTGGAGTCCATTCAATACCGATGAAGAAAATAGAGCCTTTATTTATCCTCGTTTGTCCAATATATCCAAGAACAACAACTATGCTGTATCAGATTTCTGGATGTTCGAAGGCTCTTATTTCCGCCTGAAGAATATCACATTGGGATATACATTACCCAAGGCATGGACCAATGCCGCCGGAGTTGACCGTACCCGTTTTTATGTCAGCGGTTCCGACCTGTTCTGCCTGAGTAATTTCCCTAAAGGTTGGGACCCTGAAATGGGTTCATCCTCTTATCCTATCACAACTTCTTTGCTTGTAGGTGTACAAGTTAACTTTTAA
- a CDS encoding FAD-dependent oxidoreductase, with product MVKKLIILCMAVACNLTVGASELLIEAESFNRPGGWVLDQQFMDQMGSPYLMAHGMGTPVSDALTDFKVLQSGTYYVYARTYNWTSPWIEKKGPGKFKIAINGKSLAYTLGDTGNCWQWQLAGKVTLKSGKAVLSLQDLTGFNGRCDAIYLTTDSGKNPIAWSTNDTESLRMRLNPIRRGEEHIYDMVVVGGGIAGMCAAVSAARLGCKVALVNDRPVLGGNNSAEVRVHLGGKIEMEPNKGLGRMIREFGHSREGNAQPATNYEDDKKNIFISSEKNVTLFAFCRAIAVTVENKRIQSVTIRNIQTGEQTLLKASVFSDCTGDGTIGFLSGADWRMGRESRDEFHESLAPLQADSLVMGASVQWYTKEEKKKSPFPEFFYGVRFGADNCERVVRGEWTWETGMNRNQIMEAERIRDYGLLVVYSNWSYLKNHDRKKSVYANRALSWVAYISGKRESRRLLGDYVLAQDDLDKNVAHEDASFTASWSIDLHLADTLNTKWFPGNEFKSQTVHRWIHPYAVPYRCLYSRNIDNLFMAGRDISCTHVALGTVRVMRTTGMMGEVVGMGAALCHRYNISPREVYQHHLPELKKLMTEGVGRNDVPDNQRFNEPNKLLEVPRAFLKP from the coding sequence ATGGTCAAAAAACTAATTATATTATGCATGGCCGTAGCTTGCAACCTGACGGTTGGAGCTTCAGAACTCCTTATTGAAGCAGAAAGCTTCAACCGTCCAGGGGGGTGGGTGCTCGATCAACAGTTTATGGATCAAATGGGGTCACCCTACTTGATGGCTCATGGCATGGGCACCCCTGTTTCAGATGCTTTAACTGATTTTAAAGTGTTGCAAAGTGGTACCTATTATGTTTACGCCAGAACCTATAATTGGACATCTCCCTGGATCGAAAAGAAAGGGCCTGGAAAGTTTAAGATTGCCATTAATGGGAAAAGTCTGGCTTATACCTTGGGAGATACAGGAAATTGTTGGCAATGGCAATTGGCTGGTAAGGTAACATTGAAAAGTGGAAAAGCAGTTCTTTCGCTACAGGATCTCACCGGTTTCAATGGACGTTGTGACGCCATTTATCTCACGACCGATTCAGGTAAAAATCCAATAGCGTGGTCAACAAACGATACGGAAAGCTTGAGAATGCGTTTAAATCCTATTCGTAGAGGTGAAGAACATATTTATGATATGGTTGTTGTCGGTGGTGGTATTGCAGGTATGTGTGCAGCTGTTTCTGCTGCAAGACTAGGGTGTAAGGTGGCTCTTGTAAATGACCGTCCTGTTTTGGGAGGAAATAATTCAGCTGAAGTGCGCGTTCATTTGGGAGGAAAAATAGAGATGGAACCCAATAAAGGATTGGGTAGAATGATTCGGGAATTTGGTCATTCACGTGAAGGAAATGCACAACCGGCCACCAATTACGAAGATGATAAAAAAAATATATTTATATCTTCCGAAAAGAACGTTACTCTTTTTGCCTTCTGTCGGGCTATAGCTGTCACAGTTGAAAATAAACGAATTCAATCTGTTACGATACGAAACATACAGACGGGAGAACAGACCCTTCTTAAAGCATCTGTTTTCAGTGATTGTACTGGAGATGGAACCATAGGCTTCTTGTCTGGAGCAGACTGGCGGATGGGACGAGAGTCACGAGATGAATTTCATGAAAGTTTGGCTCCTTTGCAAGCTGATTCCTTGGTCATGGGAGCTTCTGTCCAATGGTATACCAAGGAAGAAAAGAAAAAATCGCCTTTCCCAGAGTTTTTTTATGGTGTACGTTTTGGAGCAGACAACTGTGAGCGTGTGGTAAGGGGGGAATGGACATGGGAAACCGGGATGAATCGTAATCAAATTATGGAAGCCGAACGTATTAGAGACTATGGTTTGTTGGTTGTTTATTCCAATTGGAGTTATTTGAAGAACCATGATAGAAAGAAATCTGTTTATGCCAATCGGGCATTATCCTGGGTTGCTTATATATCGGGAAAGCGCGAGTCTCGTCGTTTGTTGGGAGATTACGTTCTTGCACAGGATGACTTGGATAAGAATGTGGCGCATGAGGATGCTTCCTTCACTGCTTCCTGGAGTATTGATTTACATTTAGCCGATACCCTGAATACAAAATGGTTCCCTGGAAATGAATTTAAGTCGCAGACTGTACACCGATGGATACATCCCTATGCTGTTCCTTATCGTTGTTTGTATTCCAGAAACATAGATAATCTTTTTATGGCTGGCAGAGACATCAGTTGTACCCATGTTGCTTTGGGTACAGTACGGGTGATGAGAACCACTGGTATGATGGGAGAAGTCGTTGGCATGGGCGCTGCTCTTTGTCACAGATATAACATAAGTCCGAGGGAAGTCTATCAACATCATCTCCCGGAATTAAAGAAACTTATGACAGAAGGGGTAGGCCGAAACGATGTACCCGATAACCAGCGTTTTAATGAACCAAATAAGTTGCTTGAGGTACCACGTGCCTTCTTGAAACCTTAG